One Campylobacter lari DNA segment encodes these proteins:
- a CDS encoding tyrosine-type recombinase/integrase — protein sequence MALSQSDIEALKIKEKQYLVPLGEPKELYLKIHPTGRKVFQLREQKLKKYITIGEFRKGLLSLAEARKEAIKILQQLRSGDFIDNKNKKFTLNMANDHYMETIGKKLSYFTIKKEQGTFVKYIQPMLGEKPINLLEKKDFLPIYDHMNSKNIYSTLNKSIAFICRILELARQRGELKTNIIADLKDLQKYYRLINDDCNVKHFKALVEEKEVKFMLECMKEYRQRARVNVNIINAIYFTLLTAQRSKNIRFAKWSEIDFDNNLWVIQAEDMKVKSNGENIIPLNEYALKILQMQKMFNVNKEYVFFNFDKCISDNFASKFFKMYDLKHTIHGFRSTFRSICTEKSNELIKLGIGKDIAEMILHHVNGSEVERAYNRSKAIDLRKQLMNWYGEYLNSLCPFDFK from the coding sequence ATGGCACTCTCTCAAAGTGATATAGAAGCATTAAAAATAAAGGAAAAACAATACTTAGTTCCGCTCGGTGAGCCAAAAGAGCTTTATTTAAAAATTCATCCTACAGGTAGAAAAGTTTTTCAACTTAGAGAACAAAAATTAAAAAAATATATAACCATAGGAGAGTTTAGAAAAGGATTGTTAAGTCTTGCAGAAGCTAGAAAAGAAGCGATTAAGATTTTGCAACAATTAAGAAGCGGGGATTTTATCGATAATAAGAATAAAAAATTTACATTAAATATGGCAAATGATCATTATATGGAAACTATAGGAAAAAAACTTTCATATTTTACTATCAAAAAGGAGCAGGGGACTTTTGTAAAATACATACAGCCTATGCTAGGAGAAAAGCCTATTAATTTGCTAGAAAAGAAAGACTTTCTTCCTATTTATGATCATATGAATTCAAAAAATATTTATTCAACTTTAAATAAAAGTATTGCTTTTATTTGCAGAATTTTAGAACTTGCAAGACAAAGAGGAGAATTAAAAACTAATATTATTGCAGATTTGAAAGATTTACAAAAGTACTATAGATTAATCAATGATGATTGCAATGTGAAGCATTTTAAAGCTTTGGTAGAAGAAAAAGAGGTTAAGTTTATGCTCGAATGTATGAAAGAGTATAGGCAAAGAGCTAGGGTTAATGTGAATATTATAAATGCAATTTATTTTACGCTTTTGACAGCACAAAGAAGTAAAAATATACGATTTGCTAAATGGAGTGAGATAGATTTTGATAATAATCTTTGGGTTATACAAGCTGAAGATATGAAGGTAAAAAGCAATGGTGAAAATATTATCCCATTGAATGAATATGCATTAAAAATATTACAAATGCAAAAGATGTTTAATGTAAACAAAGAATATGTGTTTTTTAATTTTGATAAATGCATTAGCGATAACTTTGCAAGCAAGTTTTTCAAAATGTATGATTTGAAACATACAATACATGGATTTAGAAGTACTTTTAGGAGTATATGTACAGAAAAAAGCAACGAGCTTATAAAACTTGGCATAGGCAAAGATATCGCTGAGATGATATTGCACCATGTAAATGGAAGTGAAGTTGAAAGAGCTTATAATAGAAGTAAGGCCATTGATTTAAGAAAACAGCTTATGAATTGGTATGGCGAATACTTAAATTCCTTGTGTCCATTTGATTTTAAATGA
- a CDS encoding Rha family transcriptional regulator, whose amino-acid sequence MNDLVYSSNGYLVTNQDKISTISKVDVNSVQKLIRTYKQDLECFGKLEFSLQKIAKTNKKIYELNEQQATLLLTYMKNSESVRNAKKVLVFAFYQMKEKLKNLEQEQMQKLAFRQSLGYKSQLAQQKLKYENEIKALKYDLEHKNELSFKRKLSNEELLELRKILARDYNILCMKEWEFSLFAEKIGKNEVFEAILKRLENKLYYYKNYDDIEKFYSKHPFFKKQF is encoded by the coding sequence GTGAATGATTTAGTTTATTCTTCAAATGGCTATTTAGTTACAAATCAAGACAAAATTTCTACAATATCTAAAGTTGATGTAAATTCTGTGCAAAAGCTTATAAGAACATACAAGCAAGATTTGGAGTGTTTTGGAAAGTTAGAATTTTCACTTCAAAAAATAGCAAAAACAAATAAAAAAATATATGAGCTAAACGAACAACAAGCAACTCTACTTTTAACTTATATGAAAAATAGCGAAAGTGTTAGAAATGCTAAAAAAGTTTTAGTTTTTGCTTTTTATCAAATGAAAGAAAAACTTAAAAACTTAGAGCAGGAACAAATGCAAAAACTAGCTTTTAGACAGAGCTTAGGCTATAAATCTCAACTAGCACAGCAAAAGCTAAAATATGAAAATGAGATTAAAGCTTTAAAGTATGATTTAGAACATAAAAACGAGCTAAGCTTTAAAAGAAAACTTAGCAATGAAGAATTATTAGAGCTTAGGAAAATACTTGCTCGTGATTATAACATTCTTTGCATGAAAGAGTGGGAGTTTAGTTTATTTGCAGAAAAAATAGGAAAAAATGAAGTTTTTGAAGCTATCTTAAAAAGACTAGAAAACAAATTATACTACTATAAAAACTACGATGATATAGAAAAATTTTATTCAAAACACCCATTCTTTAAAAAACAATTCTAA
- a CDS encoding aminotransferase class V-fold PLP-dependent enzyme, whose amino-acid sequence MNIETLKKDIILKKGIYYFDFTASALALKSIEKEIKKILITYANTHSDSSLNSFITQQHYENARINLKKYLELDDSFALIACGSGSSAAIKKFQELLGLYIPPLIKEKYFKNTDKNTLPLVIVGPYEHHSNELSFREALCECVRIPLDKNGELDYAFLEKLLKKSKNRQIIASFNAASNVTGILSDYKKIYTLIKQYNGVVAFDISTLAPYANLNPKFYDAVFISSHKLLGGVGSCGLLAIKKSLCGNTPSFAAGGTVGYVSRTSQQYLCEVENLEEGGTPGIIQLIRASLAFKVRNEIGLKNIEKKEKELCEYFFKQCVNFPKMILYAKNITHRLPIFAFNIEGISPFDLAYKLSKTYKIETRAGCACAGPYGHDLLNLKDNQELKSKPGWLRVGFHYTHTKEDIEYFFKALKASIKALS is encoded by the coding sequence TTGAATATTGAAACATTAAAAAAAGATATTATTTTAAAAAAAGGAATATATTATTTTGACTTTACAGCTAGCGCTTTAGCTCTAAAAAGCATAGAAAAGGAAATTAAAAAAATTCTTATTACCTATGCAAATACACACTCAGATAGCTCTTTAAATTCTTTCATTACACAGCAACATTATGAAAATGCAAGAATAAATTTAAAAAAATACCTTGAATTAGATGATAGCTTTGCTCTTATAGCTTGTGGGAGTGGATCTTCAGCTGCTATTAAAAAATTTCAAGAACTTTTAGGTCTGTACATACCCCCGCTTATTAAAGAAAAATATTTTAAAAATACAGATAAAAACACCTTGCCTTTGGTTATAGTAGGACCTTATGAACACCATTCTAATGAACTTTCATTTAGAGAGGCTTTGTGTGAATGTGTTCGCATACCCTTAGATAAAAATGGCGAGTTAGATTATGCTTTTTTAGAAAAATTACTAAAAAAATCTAAAAACAGACAAATCATAGCAAGCTTTAACGCAGCTTCTAATGTTACTGGAATTTTAAGTGATTATAAAAAAATCTACACTCTAATCAAACAATATAATGGCGTAGTCGCCTTTGATATTTCCACCTTAGCTCCTTATGCTAACTTAAATCCTAAATTTTACGATGCAGTGTTTATCAGTTCTCATAAATTACTTGGAGGTGTAGGATCTTGTGGTTTGCTTGCTATTAAAAAAAGTCTATGTGGTAATACTCCTAGCTTTGCTGCAGGTGGAACCGTAGGCTATGTTTCAAGAACCTCTCAGCAATACTTGTGCGAAGTTGAAAATTTAGAAGAAGGTGGTACACCTGGCATTATTCAACTAATTAGAGCAAGTTTGGCTTTTAAAGTACGCAATGAAATAGGTTTAAAAAATATAGAAAAAAAAGAAAAAGAACTTTGTGAATATTTTTTCAAGCAATGTGTAAATTTTCCAAAAATGATCTTATATGCAAAAAATATCACTCATAGATTACCTATTTTTGCTTTTAATATAGAAGGAATTTCTCCTTTTGATTTAGCTTATAAATTAAGCAAAACCTATAAGATAGAAACAAGAGCAGGCTGTGCTTGTGCAGGACCTTATGGGCATGATTTACTCAATCTAAAAGACAATCAAGAATTAAAATCTAAACCAGGTTGGTTAAGAGTGGGTTTTCATTATACACATACAAAAGAAGATATAGAGTATTTTTTTAAAGCCTTGAAAGCAAGTATCAAGGCTTTAAGTTAA
- a CDS encoding pentapeptide repeat-containing protein, translating to MATIYDKNGNIIIEKTEFSLSELLYFCRKQKISLKNANFKEQNLTGVDFNSLDLIGADFTNAILQCCDFQSSIISNAVFTNAVLKNAYMQDVIANETNFKNCSLQNIFSNSARFIDCDFSGADLRENNFLKTRITNPFFKNTLISNTIGDMENICSLQVEKFSISFNSQDIAIGCKQESISWWKNVKNEELNDGREDYTQVWNAYKDILFKIINIKYNI from the coding sequence ATGGCTACAATTTATGACAAAAATGGAAATATTATTATAGAAAAAACTGAATTTAGTTTGAGCGAACTACTTTATTTTTGTAGAAAGCAAAAAATATCTTTAAAAAATGCTAATTTTAAAGAGCAAAATTTAACAGGCGTAGATTTTAATAGTTTAGATCTAATCGGGGCTGATTTCACTAATGCCATTTTACAATGTTGCGATTTTCAATCAAGCATTATATCAAATGCTGTTTTTACAAATGCTGTTTTAAAAAACGCTTATATGCAAGATGTAATTGCAAATGAAACTAATTTTAAAAATTGCTCGCTACAAAACATTTTTTCAAATTCTGCTAGATTTATAGATTGTGATTTTAGCGGGGCTGATTTAAGAGAAAACAATTTCTTAAAAACAAGAATTACAAATCCATTTTTTAAAAATACTTTAATTTCAAATACCATAGGAGATATGGAAAACATATGCTCATTACAAGTAGAAAAATTTTCCATATCCTTTAATTCTCAAGATATAGCCATAGGTTGCAAACAAGAAAGCATATCATGGTGGAAAAATGTAAAAAATGAAGAGTTAAACGATGGTCGTGAAGATTATACACAAGTATGGAATGCATACAAAGACATTTTGTTTAAAATCATCAATATAAAATACAATATTTAA
- a CDS encoding DUF234 domain-containing protein, whose translation MTIKFSEFSKHCGSLELKSVFDFYSVFDEFEFDLKLNLYDNILNVFVLNAFDILADLNLDENSLKALSVLSKNDRKRYSINKSIPHFQALGLINKLLERNILILEKSQEKPIIKNKRQKIKKELRSYSIQDKVVFKNQGLRFFFYFIYPNLNLVAMKKHNELIEIIQENLEKYQSFTFELLCKEFLAKKLKVNQVYSFWNYYHEIDLYYHENNFCVLGEVKFKERKICKNILNTLKNKAKQLQIQPNLYVLFSKQGFSKELVLNKEPNLLLYTLDDFDFLIKD comes from the coding sequence ATGACTATAAAATTTAGTGAATTTTCAAAGCATTGTGGTTCTTTAGAGCTTAAAAGTGTTTTTGATTTTTATAGTGTTTTTGATGAATTTGAATTTGATTTGAAATTAAATTTATATGATAATATTTTAAATGTTTTTGTTTTAAATGCTTTTGATATTTTAGCTGATTTAAATTTAGATGAAAATAGCTTAAAAGCTTTAAGTGTTTTGAGTAAAAATGATAGAAAACGCTATTCTATTAATAAATCCATTCCGCATTTTCAAGCACTAGGGCTTATCAATAAGCTTTTAGAAAGAAATATTTTGATTTTAGAAAAAAGTCAAGAAAAACCTATTATAAAAAATAAAAGACAAAAAATTAAAAAAGAATTGCGCTCTTATAGTATTCAAGATAAGGTTGTTTTTAAAAACCAAGGATTAAGATTTTTCTTTTATTTTATATATCCTAACTTAAACCTAGTTGCGATGAAAAAACACAATGAATTAATAGAAATAATCCAAGAAAATTTAGAAAAATATCAAAGCTTTACTTTTGAACTTTTGTGTAAAGAATTTTTAGCCAAAAAGCTTAAAGTGAATCAAGTATATAGTTTTTGGAATTATTACCATGAAATAGATTTGTATTATCATGAAAATAATTTTTGTGTTTTAGGTGAGGTTAAATTTAAAGAAAGAAAAATATGTAAAAATATTTTAAATACTTTAAAAAATAAGGCAAAGCAGTTGCAAATTCAACCAAATTTGTATGTGCTTTTTTCAAAACAAGGTTTTAGCAAAGAGCTTGTATTAAACAAAGAACCTAATTTGCTTTTATATACTTTAGATGATTTTGATTTTTTGATTAAGGATTGA
- a CDS encoding MerR family transcriptional regulator, which yields MSNIEFLTPKQVEQMYGLNPLQQFRARSNGMPHYKIDVKTIRYKKTELDHWFKSKKVII from the coding sequence ATGTCAAATATAGAATTTTTAACACCAAAGCAAGTAGAGCAAATGTATGGATTAAACCCTTTACAACAATTTAGAGCAAGAAGCAATGGCATGCCACACTACAAGATTGATGTTAAAACAATCAGGTACAAAAAAACAGAACTAGATCATTGGTTTAAATCTAAAAAAGTTATCATTTAA
- a CDS encoding fla regulon two-component system sensor histidine kinase FlgS: MDENILKSLDSSEKENLQQGLKALIEQTYVIENEYKQLNENYTALRQMVSEIIEVLPMALWILDANKNIILQNNLATQKPKLLECIDLDKTHYELEFDHKFYLIKITSHIDKLIVNATDISDEKRNERLASMGTVAAHLAHEIRNPIGSISLLSSTLFERSELKNKHIVLEIQKAISRVERIVNSTLLFTKGVHVNLNEFNLKELQDECEQAIGAYNYLANIDFKFEFLDLKINADKSLLALVLQNLLYNAIDAIEESENDDGCIKVKCEQKEDKVFIKVYDNGVSIKDKKMVFEAFKTTKLKGNGLGLSLSKQIIDAHNGILGFDENPKCFFIELKI, from the coding sequence ATGGATGAAAATATTTTAAAAAGTTTAGATTCTAGTGAAAAAGAAAACTTACAACAAGGTTTAAAAGCATTAATAGAACAAACCTATGTTATAGAAAATGAATATAAGCAACTTAATGAAAACTACACAGCATTAAGACAAATGGTAAGTGAGATTATAGAGGTTTTACCTATGGCTTTGTGGATTTTAGACGCAAATAAAAATATCATTTTGCAAAATAATTTAGCTACACAAAAGCCAAAGCTTTTAGAGTGTATTGATCTTGATAAAACACACTATGAGCTTGAGTTTGATCATAAATTTTATTTAATCAAAATTACCTCTCATATTGATAAACTTATAGTAAATGCAACAGATATTAGTGATGAAAAAAGAAATGAAAGATTAGCCAGCATGGGAACAGTTGCTGCACACTTAGCACATGAAATACGCAATCCTATCGGCTCTATTTCTTTATTAAGCTCTACTTTGTTTGAAAGAAGTGAGTTAAAAAATAAGCATATAGTTTTAGAAATTCAAAAAGCAATTTCAAGAGTAGAGCGTATTGTAAATTCTACCTTGCTTTTTACAAAAGGTGTGCATGTTAATTTAAATGAGTTTAATTTAAAAGAATTACAAGATGAATGCGAGCAGGCTATTGGAGCTTATAATTATCTAGCTAATATTGATTTTAAATTTGAATTTTTGGATTTAAAAATCAATGCAGATAAATCTTTGCTTGCTTTGGTTTTGCAAAATTTGCTTTATAATGCCATAGATGCTATTGAAGAAAGTGAAAATGATGATGGTTGTATAAAAGTTAAATGCGAGCAAAAAGAAGATAAAGTTTTTATTAAAGTTTATGATAATGGTGTGAGTATCAAAGATAAAAAAATGGTTTTTGAAGCTTTTAAAACAACCAAATTAAAAGGCAATGGTTTGGGCCTTTCTTTATCAAAACAAATTATTGATGCGCATAATGGGATTTTAGGTTTTGATGAAAATCCAAAATGTTTTTTTATAGAGCTTAAAATTTAA
- a CDS encoding adenylosuccinate lyase, translating into MQVVQTLESVSVNTDDFLMFKYFQDLIRKNFSKVIGNKNKTLSFFVENEIPQRRYFLKLVNHKYKKNTGNQIDNLTFAHYKTFKLNLAQANTLKPVIFAKIGFAQKNILITLSSNEKLFAVYLEQYFKDHKSVYDEKNCIFSVEYKDDNTLNLLEILASVNEHLKYCVDFTINETQLLEFRNKMKNKASTNWKFNALAKLFENYFQTLGCNSSDDFATIRQNYLNLVKIYHPDRHQGKSKIEQAYCRKEFEKIQLAYESLKSLYKNNT; encoded by the coding sequence ATGCAAGTAGTGCAAACTTTAGAATCAGTTAGTGTTAATACTGATGATTTTTTAATGTTTAAATATTTTCAAGATCTTATCCGTAAAAATTTTTCTAAAGTTATAGGTAATAAAAATAAAACATTATCTTTTTTTGTAGAAAATGAAATTCCTCAAAGAAGATATTTTTTAAAACTTGTTAATCACAAGTATAAAAAAAATACTGGAAATCAAATCGATAATCTTACCTTTGCGCACTATAAAACCTTTAAGTTAAACCTTGCTCAAGCAAATACTTTAAAACCTGTAATCTTTGCTAAAATAGGCTTTGCACAAAAGAATATTTTAATCACACTAAGTTCAAATGAAAAATTATTTGCTGTGTATTTGGAGCAGTATTTTAAAGACCATAAAAGTGTGTATGATGAAAAAAATTGTATTTTTTCAGTAGAATACAAAGATGATAACACTTTGAATCTTTTAGAAATTTTAGCAAGCGTGAATGAGCATTTAAAATATTGTGTTGATTTTACGATTAACGAAACTCAGCTTTTAGAATTTAGAAATAAAATGAAAAATAAAGCTAGTACTAATTGGAAATTTAATGCACTAGCAAAGCTTTTTGAAAATTATTTTCAAACACTAGGGTGTAATTCTAGCGATGATTTTGCTACTATTAGACAAAATTATCTTAACTTAGTTAAAATTTATCATCCTGATCGCCATCAAGGTAAAAGTAAGATCGAGCAAGCTTATTGTCGTAAAGAATTTGAGAAGATTCAGCTTGCTTATGAGAGTTTAAAATCTTTATATAAAAATAATACTTGA
- a CDS encoding toxin-antitoxin system HicB family antitoxin produces MENLEKYRKEIFKDETSAGDEGVIAESIDIVNDKFELNQEQMLQALNFLYSIKDSFLGRTKKEPFDNIVNELSSKIIKYLRPTLIVSEEEFKEKIDDFLLDYGLKIDMQEINPYEKMYNIYKEWQLEDNDNLFFNLKSVGMWIEWFKGNYKYIFDLHFSAIEKKSKGSYNIQIKIPSELKGKLEKKAEKAGISLNQYIMYLFIDDIKNERI; encoded by the coding sequence ATGGAAAACTTAGAAAAATATAGAAAAGAAATATTTAAAGATGAGACCTCAGCAGGTGATGAAGGTGTTATAGCAGAAAGTATAGATATAGTAAATGATAAGTTTGAGCTTAATCAAGAACAAATGCTACAAGCCCTTAACTTTTTATATAGTATTAAAGATAGTTTTTTAGGAAGAACAAAAAAAGAACCATTTGATAATATAGTAAATGAATTATCTTCTAAAATTATAAAATATCTAAGACCAACATTGATTGTATCAGAAGAAGAATTCAAAGAAAAAATTGATGATTTTTTATTAGATTATGGCTTAAAAATAGATATGCAAGAAATCAATCCTTATGAAAAAATGTATAACATATACAAAGAATGGCAATTAGAAGATAATGATAATTTGTTTTTTAATTTAAAATCTGTAGGTATGTGGATAGAATGGTTTAAAGGTAACTATAAATATATATTTGATTTACATTTTTCTGCAATAGAGAAAAAAAGCAAAGGCAGTTATAATATACAGATTAAAATACCAAGCGAACTAAAAGGTAAATTGGAAAAAAAAGCAGAAAAAGCTGGAATATCTTTAAATCAATACATAATGTATCTTTTTATAGATGATATTAAAAACGAACGGATTTAA
- the ftsW gene encoding putative lipid II flippase FtsW, whose protein sequence is MVADRKLFFLSCILITIGILFSYSLSAFTVLYLEYNEFHFFIRQLFFGLSGIAIIYFVSRLNPDSKMAHYLMISVLLISFLFILILPFLPTFLATAAGGAKRWIRLGPLSISPVEFFKIGLIYFLAWSYTRRIDDSKKAIKHEVLILIPYFILAAFVIGYIYMTQNDLGQSVISFFLVFALAFFAGASKRLFAFGVVIVGMIGVLVILSNQRRIQRISAWWGNIQDAFLPFFPDWLASALRVSHNSEPYQISHSLNAIAHGGFFGEGLGLGTFKLGFLSEVHTDFVLSGITEEIGLLGLGIICFIYLMVILRIFRIAGRCENKVHFLFCSGVALLLLFSFFMNAFGIISLTPLKGVAVPLLSYGGSSMWSICLGIGYVLMISKKVKI, encoded by the coding sequence TTGGTTGCTGATAGAAAGTTATTTTTTTTAAGTTGTATTCTCATAACCATAGGAATACTTTTTTCTTATTCTTTAAGTGCTTTTACTGTGCTTTATTTAGAATATAATGAATTTCATTTTTTCATCAGACAGCTTTTTTTTGGGCTTAGCGGTATAGCTATTATTTATTTTGTTTCAAGATTAAATCCTGATAGTAAAATGGCACACTATTTGATGATAAGCGTTTTACTCATCTCCTTTTTGTTTATACTTATTTTACCTTTTTTACCCACCTTTCTTGCTACTGCAGCAGGTGGTGCTAAAAGGTGGATTAGGCTTGGTCCTTTATCTATCTCTCCAGTTGAATTTTTTAAAATAGGTTTGATTTATTTCCTTGCTTGGTCTTATACAAGAAGGATTGATGATAGTAAAAAAGCAATCAAGCATGAAGTTTTAATTTTAATTCCTTATTTTATTTTAGCTGCTTTTGTTATTGGTTATATTTATATGACACAAAATGATTTAGGACAAAGCGTTATTTCTTTTTTCTTGGTTTTTGCTTTAGCTTTTTTTGCAGGAGCTAGTAAAAGACTTTTTGCTTTTGGTGTGGTTATTGTTGGAATGATTGGTGTTTTGGTGATTTTAAGTAATCAAAGAAGAATTCAGCGTATTTCTGCTTGGTGGGGAAATATTCAAGATGCATTTTTGCCTTTCTTTCCTGATTGGCTAGCAAGTGCTTTAAGGGTAAGCCATAATTCAGAACCTTATCAAATTTCACATAGTTTAAATGCTATAGCTCATGGTGGATTTTTTGGAGAGGGTTTAGGGCTTGGAACTTTTAAACTGGGATTTTTAAGTGAAGTGCATACAGACTTTGTTTTATCAGGGATTACTGAAGAAATAGGGCTATTAGGATTAGGCATTATATGTTTTATTTATTTGATGGTGATACTTAGAATTTTTAGAATAGCAGGGCGTTGTGAAAATAAGGTTCATTTTTTGTTTTGTTCAGGTGTAGCTTTACTTTTATTATTTTCATTTTTTATGAATGCATTTGGAATTATTTCTTTAACCCCATTAAAAGGAGTTGCTGTACCACTTTTAAGTTATGGTGGTAGTTCGATGTGGTCTATTTGTCTTGGAATAGGTTATGTTTTAATGATTAGTAAGAAAGTAAAAATTTAA
- a CDS encoding amino acid ABC transporter, permease/substrate-binding lipoprotein — protein sequence MKKILYVVLALFGILALGACSSDKSQASASGEKVYKVGIAANYPPFDFIKDAKITGFDVDLLEEIAKRENLKLEWVNMSFDGLIPALKAGKIDMIASAMSSTPQRLTSMDFSDTYFNTKNLYLKLKTDSSISDKQSLEGKKIGVQLGTIQESAAKAIPNAQVVASEEMLAAILALKAGKVDAVLTDKDIGKGYLKTNEELEAFLEENDGSSGFCVAFDKGKQTELVQKINAGLEKVKADGTYQKIVEKYDLQ from the coding sequence ATGAAAAAAATATTATATGTTGTTTTAGCGTTATTTGGTATATTAGCTTTAGGTGCTTGCTCAAGCGATAAAAGTCAAGCTAGTGCTTCTGGTGAAAAGGTTTATAAAGTAGGTATAGCTGCAAATTATCCTCCTTTTGATTTTATTAAAGATGCAAAAATTACCGGCTTTGATGTTGATTTATTAGAAGAGATAGCAAAAAGAGAAAATTTAAAACTTGAATGGGTAAATATGAGTTTTGATGGTTTAATCCCTGCTTTAAAAGCTGGAAAGATTGATATGATAGCTTCTGCTATGAGTTCAACACCACAAAGATTAACAAGTATGGATTTTAGTGATACTTATTTTAATACTAAAAATTTATATTTAAAATTAAAAACAGATTCTAGTATTAGTGATAAGCAAAGTTTAGAAGGTAAAAAAATAGGTGTTCAACTTGGAACTATCCAAGAAAGTGCTGCTAAGGCTATTCCAAATGCTCAAGTGGTAGCTAGCGAGGAAATGTTAGCTGCGATTTTAGCTTTAAAAGCTGGTAAAGTAGATGCAGTTTTAACAGATAAAGATATTGGTAAGGGTTATTTAAAAACTAATGAAGAATTAGAAGCATTTTTAGAAGAAAATGATGGAAGTTCAGGTTTTTGTGTAGCTTTTGATAAAGGAAAACAAACTGAGCTTGTTCAAAAAATCAATGCAGGTTTAGAAAAAGTTAAAGCTGATGGTACTTACCAAAAAATTGTAGAAAAATACGATTTGCAATAA